The Corallococcus soli genome includes a window with the following:
- the murB gene encoding UDP-N-acetylmuramate dehydrogenase translates to MEAGVVTPLAARVARLPGLDVKPGEPLAPLISVRVGGPAEALVRPRSADALVDLLRFARDEGVPVTVLGGGANTLVGDGGVPGITLKLPADVFPEALDVGPAEGRVTLGAGAAIARLVNVMRGQGLVGAEFLAGIPGTLGGAVTMNAGTKNGECFRVVEAIEVATADGVGWWTKAQVPHTYRHATLPPGGIVTRVRFVLPKGDVVASKAAMDADLGYRKRTQPLSQPNFGSVFTNPPGDHAGRLIELVGLKGHTLGRAQVSTLHANWIVNLGGAAARDVRGLITLMQQRVLEASGVSMQPEVKFVGAFLP, encoded by the coding sequence ATGGAGGCGGGGGTCGTCACACCGCTCGCGGCGCGCGTGGCGCGGCTGCCGGGCCTGGACGTGAAGCCGGGCGAGCCCCTGGCGCCGCTCATCAGCGTGCGCGTGGGCGGCCCGGCCGAGGCCCTGGTGCGCCCCCGCTCGGCGGACGCGCTGGTGGACCTGCTGCGCTTCGCCCGGGACGAGGGCGTCCCCGTCACGGTCCTGGGCGGCGGCGCCAACACCCTGGTGGGCGACGGCGGCGTGCCCGGCATCACCCTCAAGCTGCCCGCGGACGTCTTCCCGGAGGCGCTCGACGTCGGCCCGGCCGAGGGGCGGGTGACGCTGGGGGCGGGCGCGGCCATCGCCCGGCTGGTCAACGTGATGCGGGGGCAGGGGCTGGTGGGCGCGGAGTTCCTCGCGGGCATCCCCGGCACCCTGGGCGGCGCGGTGACGATGAACGCGGGCACCAAGAACGGCGAGTGCTTCCGGGTGGTGGAGGCGATTGAAGTCGCCACGGCGGACGGGGTGGGGTGGTGGACGAAAGCGCAGGTGCCCCACACCTACCGTCACGCCACGCTGCCGCCTGGAGGTATCGTCACGCGCGTGCGCTTCGTGCTTCCCAAGGGTGACGTCGTGGCCAGCAAGGCGGCGATGGACGCGGACCTGGGCTACAGGAAGCGCACGCAGCCCTTGAGTCAGCCCAACTTCGGCAGCGTGTTCACCAACCCGCCGGGCGACCACGCCGGGCGGCTGATTGAACTCGTGGGCCTGAAGGGGCACACCCTGGGACGCGCGCAGGTGTCCACCCTGCACGCCAATTGGATCGTCAACCTGGGCGGCGCGGCCGCTCGCGACGTGCGGGGCCTCATCACCCTGATGCAGCAGCGGGTGCTGGAGGCCTCGGGCGTTTCCATGCAACCCGAAGTCAAGTTCGTCGGAGCGTTCCTTCCATGA
- the murG gene encoding undecaprenyldiphospho-muramoylpentapeptide beta-N-acetylglucosaminyltransferase — protein sequence MKVLIAGGGTGGHLFPGIALAEEVVTRHPDNEVVFVGTERGLEARVVPKEGYPLEFVKVQGLKGKGPIGLLKGLWALPLAFLASFRILSRQKPDVVVGVGGYASGPVVLAAWMMGIPTAIQEQNALPGLTNKILGRIVKVVFTAFEEARAFFPEAKVQMIGNPIRKKLMDNYLRSSAAHEKFSVLVFGGSLGARGLNNRMLDALDSLGDLKDQVSIVHQTGKNDLETVKKGYADKGFGAQATVVEFIDDMSSAYAQADLVICRAGATSLAELTVCKKASILVPFPHATDNHQEVNARALVDAGAALMFRESELTGQLLAQTLRGLMMDPAKLKQMAKKAGILGRPAAAKELADVCADLTTQAWGFQGRDRGPKEPSKALKDPKDSKKAPGSKA from the coding sequence GTGAAGGTGCTCATCGCGGGCGGCGGCACGGGCGGTCACCTGTTCCCGGGCATCGCGCTGGCGGAGGAAGTCGTCACGCGCCACCCGGACAACGAGGTCGTCTTCGTGGGCACCGAGCGGGGCCTGGAGGCCCGCGTCGTGCCGAAGGAGGGCTACCCGCTGGAGTTCGTGAAGGTGCAGGGCCTCAAGGGCAAGGGCCCCATCGGCCTGCTCAAGGGCCTCTGGGCGCTGCCCCTGGCGTTCCTCGCGTCGTTCCGCATCCTGTCGCGCCAGAAGCCGGACGTGGTGGTGGGCGTGGGCGGCTACGCGAGCGGCCCGGTGGTGCTGGCCGCGTGGATGATGGGGATCCCCACCGCCATCCAGGAGCAGAACGCGCTGCCCGGCCTCACCAACAAGATATTGGGCCGCATCGTGAAGGTCGTCTTCACCGCCTTCGAGGAAGCGAGAGCGTTCTTCCCGGAGGCCAAGGTGCAGATGATTGGCAACCCCATCCGCAAGAAGCTGATGGACAACTACCTGCGCAGCAGCGCGGCGCACGAGAAGTTCTCCGTCCTCGTCTTCGGCGGCAGCCTGGGCGCGCGCGGCCTCAACAACCGCATGCTGGACGCGCTGGATTCGCTGGGCGACCTGAAGGACCAGGTCTCCATCGTCCACCAGACGGGCAAGAACGACCTGGAGACGGTGAAGAAGGGCTACGCGGACAAGGGCTTCGGCGCGCAGGCCACGGTGGTGGAGTTCATCGACGACATGTCCTCCGCCTACGCCCAGGCGGACCTGGTCATCTGCCGCGCGGGCGCGACGTCGCTGGCGGAGCTGACGGTGTGCAAGAAGGCCAGCATCCTGGTGCCCTTCCCGCACGCGACGGACAACCACCAGGAGGTGAACGCCCGGGCGCTGGTGGACGCGGGCGCGGCGCTGATGTTCCGCGAGTCGGAGCTCACCGGACAGCTGCTGGCGCAGACGCTGCGCGGGCTGATGATGGACCCGGCGAAGCTCAAGCAGATGGCGAAGAAGGCCGGCATCCTGGGCCGGCCCGCCGCCGCGAAGGAGCTGGCGGACGTGTGCGCGGACCTGACGACGCAGGCCTGGGGCTTCCAGGGCCGCGACCGCGGGCCGAAGGAGCCGTCCAAGGCGTTGAAGGACCCGAAGGATTCGAAGAAGGCACCCGGGAGCAAGGCATGA
- the murC gene encoding UDP-N-acetylmuramate--L-alanine ligase, with the protein MSKSVTHKPGSLYKTRHAAHVHFVGVGGIGMSGIAEVLLNLGYRVSGSDLRESDITRRLAKLGATLYEGHRAANLVHADVVVISSAVRKDNPEVVAARQRKIPVIPRAEMLAELMRLKYAVAVAGSHGKTTTTSMVATVLSAAGLDPTAVVGGKVNVLDSNAKLGKSELMVVEADESDGSFLKLHPSIAVVTNIDPEHMDHYGDLETLQSAFVEFCNRVPFYGLNVLCLDNPNVQALLPRIEKRFVTYGSSHMADYRLEGITLDGFTTSFRAFRREEDLGEFRVRMVGAHNAFNALAVVAIAEEMDIPLETVRGALAEFGGVQRRFTVRGEVGGITVVDDYGHHPTEVMATLSGARRAFGRRVVAAFQPHRYTRTHDLMKEFATSFNDADVLFVTSVYAAGEEPIAGATGDALAEAIRAHGHRDVTFVEKRADVAKALQERVREGDLVLTLGAGDITQVGPDLLSLMGAAKGG; encoded by the coding sequence ATGAGCAAGTCCGTCACCCACAAGCCCGGCAGCCTCTACAAGACGCGCCACGCGGCGCACGTCCACTTCGTGGGCGTGGGCGGCATCGGCATGAGCGGCATCGCGGAGGTGCTGCTCAACCTGGGCTACCGCGTGTCCGGCTCCGACCTGCGCGAGAGCGACATCACCCGCCGGCTCGCGAAGCTGGGCGCCACGCTCTACGAGGGCCACCGCGCGGCGAACCTGGTGCACGCGGACGTGGTGGTCATCTCCTCCGCGGTGCGCAAGGACAACCCGGAGGTGGTGGCGGCGCGCCAGCGCAAGATTCCCGTCATCCCCCGCGCGGAGATGCTCGCGGAGCTGATGCGCCTGAAGTACGCGGTCGCCGTCGCCGGCAGCCACGGCAAGACGACGACGACGTCCATGGTGGCCACGGTGCTGTCCGCGGCGGGCCTGGACCCCACGGCGGTGGTGGGCGGCAAGGTGAACGTGCTCGACTCCAACGCCAAGCTGGGCAAGAGCGAGCTGATGGTGGTGGAGGCGGACGAGTCCGACGGCAGCTTCCTCAAGCTGCACCCGTCCATCGCGGTCGTCACCAACATCGACCCGGAGCACATGGACCACTACGGCGACCTGGAGACGCTCCAGTCCGCCTTCGTGGAGTTCTGCAACCGCGTGCCCTTCTACGGCCTCAACGTGCTGTGCCTGGACAACCCCAACGTCCAGGCGCTGCTGCCGCGCATCGAGAAGCGCTTCGTCACCTACGGCAGCTCGCACATGGCGGACTACCGGCTGGAGGGCATCACGCTGGACGGCTTCACCACGTCCTTCCGCGCGTTCCGCCGCGAGGAGGACCTGGGGGAGTTCCGCGTGCGCATGGTGGGCGCGCACAACGCCTTCAACGCGCTGGCCGTCGTGGCCATCGCGGAGGAGATGGACATCCCGCTGGAGACGGTGCGCGGCGCGCTGGCCGAGTTCGGCGGGGTGCAGCGCCGCTTCACCGTGCGCGGCGAGGTGGGCGGCATCACCGTGGTGGACGACTACGGGCACCACCCCACGGAGGTGATGGCCACGCTGTCCGGCGCGCGCCGGGCCTTCGGGCGCCGCGTGGTGGCCGCCTTCCAGCCGCACCGCTACACGCGCACGCACGACCTGATGAAGGAGTTCGCCACGTCCTTCAACGACGCGGACGTGCTCTTCGTCACCAGCGTGTACGCGGCGGGCGAGGAGCCCATCGCGGGCGCCACCGGGGACGCGCTGGCGGAGGCCATCCGCGCGCACGGGCACCGCGACGTGACGTTCGTGGAGAAGCGCGCGGACGTGGCGAAGGCGCTCCAGGAGCGCGTGCGCGAAGGCGACCTGGTGCTGACGCTGGGCGCGGGCGACATCACCCAGGTGGGCCCGGACCTGCTGAGCCTGATGGGCGCGGCGAAGGGCGGGTAG
- the mraY gene encoding phospho-N-acetylmuramoyl-pentapeptide-transferase gives MLYLLYELIQNTEAGRVLNFLRYPTFRIIAAGVFALLLGMLIGPRLIARLRLKQHGQSNVREDTPDSHQKKKGTPTMGGALILLCIAAGTLLFADLKSRGVWVMILLTFGYGFIGFLDDWLKLSKRNSKGLAGRKKMVLQTVFFLIAIFGLMCTWTKADGSFGPTLLIDTRLTLPFVPSHWFNPDLGWFYVVFAWIVIVGTSNAVNLTDGLDGLAIVPTIVSAVTFCVLCYVAGTTLHIADTETVNGVARLTATPLYRYLGILQVPGGAELAVFCASIVGAGISFLWFNTYPASVFMGDIGSLALGGALGALAVFSKNEVVSAIVHGIFFAEALSVMIQVASFKMTGRRVFKMAPVHHHFELKGMAEPKIIVRFWIVAILCGGVALLSLKLR, from the coding sequence GTGCTGTACCTCCTGTACGAGCTCATCCAGAACACCGAGGCCGGGCGCGTCCTCAACTTCCTGCGCTACCCGACCTTCCGCATCATCGCCGCGGGCGTCTTCGCCCTGCTGCTGGGGATGCTCATCGGCCCGCGCCTCATCGCGCGGCTGCGGCTGAAGCAGCACGGGCAGAGCAACGTGCGCGAGGACACGCCGGACTCGCACCAGAAGAAGAAGGGCACGCCCACCATGGGCGGCGCGCTCATCCTGCTGTGCATCGCGGCGGGCACGCTGCTGTTCGCGGACCTGAAGAGCCGGGGCGTCTGGGTGATGATCCTCCTCACCTTCGGCTACGGCTTCATCGGCTTCCTGGACGACTGGCTCAAGCTGTCCAAGCGCAACTCCAAGGGGCTCGCGGGGCGCAAGAAGATGGTGCTGCAGACCGTCTTCTTCCTCATCGCCATCTTCGGCCTGATGTGCACCTGGACGAAGGCGGACGGCTCCTTCGGGCCGACGCTGCTCATCGACACGCGGCTGACGCTGCCGTTCGTGCCGTCGCACTGGTTCAACCCGGACCTGGGCTGGTTCTACGTCGTGTTCGCGTGGATCGTCATCGTGGGCACGTCCAACGCGGTGAACCTCACGGACGGCCTGGACGGTCTGGCCATCGTGCCCACCATCGTGTCGGCGGTGACGTTCTGCGTGCTCTGCTACGTGGCGGGCACCACGCTGCACATCGCGGACACGGAGACGGTGAACGGCGTCGCGCGCCTCACCGCCACGCCGCTGTACCGCTACCTGGGCATCCTCCAGGTGCCGGGCGGCGCGGAGCTGGCCGTCTTCTGCGCCAGCATCGTGGGCGCGGGCATCTCCTTCCTCTGGTTCAACACCTACCCGGCGTCCGTGTTCATGGGCGACATCGGCTCGCTCGCGCTGGGCGGCGCGCTGGGGGCGCTGGCGGTGTTCTCGAAGAACGAGGTGGTCTCCGCCATCGTCCACGGCATCTTCTTCGCGGAAGCGCTGAGCGTGATGATCCAGGTGGCGTCGTTCAAGATGACGGGCCGGCGCGTCTTCAAGATGGCCCCCGTGCACCACCACTTCGAACTCAAGGGCATGGCCGAGCCGAAGATCATCGTGCGTTTCTGGATTGTCGCCATCCTCTGTGGTGGCGTGGCCCTGCTGTCCCTGAAACTGCGCTAG
- the ftsA gene encoding cell division protein FtsA, which produces MAKQKSGEIIVGLDIGTTKICAIVGELTDSGIDIIGIGTHPSKGLRKGVVVNIEATVSSIRRAVEEAELMAGAEISHVYTGIAGGHIKGFNSQGIVAVKDKEVREADIARVIDAAKAVAIPLDREVIHVLPQEFIIDDQGGIKEPLGMAGVRLEAKVHIVTGAVSSAQNIVKCANRTGLNVSDIVLQPLASAEAVLSEDEKELGVCLVDIGGGTTDIAIFSGGSIVHTAVIALGGNNLTSDIAIGLRTPAHEAERIKQKYGCALASMINKDETIEVPSVGGRQPRVLGRQILSEILEPRVEEIFQLVHREIQKCGYEDLLASGIVITGGSTLLAGMPELAEEVLGLPVRRGMPRGIGGLVDVVKSPMYATGVGLVVYGAKHMDRRMFRIREDGNVYKKVKGRMREWLEEIF; this is translated from the coding sequence ATGGCGAAGCAGAAGTCGGGGGAGATCATCGTCGGCCTCGACATCGGCACGACGAAGATCTGCGCCATCGTCGGCGAGCTGACCGATAGCGGGATCGACATCATCGGCATCGGCACGCATCCGTCGAAGGGATTGCGCAAGGGCGTCGTGGTGAACATCGAGGCCACGGTGTCGTCCATCCGGCGCGCCGTGGAGGAAGCCGAATTGATGGCCGGGGCGGAGATCTCCCACGTCTACACGGGGATCGCCGGCGGCCACATCAAGGGCTTCAACTCCCAGGGCATCGTCGCGGTGAAGGACAAGGAGGTCCGCGAGGCGGACATCGCGCGCGTCATCGACGCGGCGAAGGCGGTGGCCATCCCCCTGGACCGGGAGGTCATCCACGTCCTGCCCCAGGAGTTCATCATCGACGACCAGGGCGGCATCAAGGAGCCCCTGGGCATGGCCGGCGTGCGCCTGGAGGCCAAGGTGCACATCGTCACGGGCGCCGTCTCCAGCGCGCAGAACATCGTCAAGTGCGCGAACCGCACGGGCCTGAACGTCTCCGACATCGTGCTGCAGCCGCTGGCGTCCGCGGAGGCGGTGCTGAGCGAGGACGAGAAGGAGCTGGGCGTGTGCCTCGTCGACATCGGCGGCGGCACCACGGACATCGCCATCTTCTCCGGCGGCTCCATCGTCCACACGGCCGTCATCGCCCTGGGCGGCAACAACCTGACGAGCGACATCGCCATCGGCCTGCGCACCCCCGCGCACGAGGCCGAGCGCATCAAGCAGAAGTACGGCTGCGCGCTCGCGTCCATGATCAACAAGGACGAGACGATTGAAGTGCCCAGCGTGGGCGGCCGTCAGCCGCGCGTCCTGGGCCGGCAGATCCTCTCGGAGATCCTGGAGCCGCGCGTGGAGGAGATCTTCCAGCTCGTGCACCGCGAAATCCAGAAGTGCGGCTACGAGGACCTGCTCGCGTCCGGCATCGTCATCACGGGCGGCTCCACGCTGCTGGCGGGCATGCCGGAGCTGGCCGAAGAGGTGCTGGGCCTGCCGGTGCGCCGGGGCATGCCGCGCGGCATTGGCGGCCTGGTGGACGTGGTGAAGAGCCCCATGTACGCCACGGGCGTGGGCTTGGTGGTCTACGGCGCCAAGCACATGGACCGGCGCATGTTCCGCATCCGCGAGGACGGCAACGTCTACAAGAAGGTGAAGGGCCGGATGCGCGAGTGGCTGGAAGAGATCTTCTAG
- the murD gene encoding UDP-N-acetylmuramoyl-L-alanine--D-glutamate ligase yields the protein MNASLSGRKVAVFGLAKSGVAALRLLLQHGAKVTALDARSEDALGDVAKELHANGVTLVTGATPAGLLTRQDLVVVSPGVPLSLPELEVARTSGVPVWGEVELAWRVMELAPGGAPRFLGITGTNGKSTTTALTGELYARGGQRTFVGGNLGRPLAEAAMAPGDWDALVVELSSFQLEGIHELRPYGAALLNLTPDHLDRYANQGEYGSAKARIFMNQHAGGDFAVVNADDAAVMTLAASARVPVYGFSVTGRPVVDAPALAGLAVMQDGGFRLDFSGEDFTLQNRALRGAHNVQNAMAATLLARLGGVSRDAVQAGLDGYPGLPHRLESVRVLDGVEWVNDSKATNVDSVLVALKAFTGDVWLIAGGKGKGAPYAPMVEAGHGKVKGVLTLGQDADALARAYANEAPVHACGTLDAAVAKARALAAAGDTVLLSPACASYDQFKNFEDRGDTFKRLVGAL from the coding sequence ATGAACGCTTCGCTGTCCGGTCGGAAGGTCGCGGTGTTCGGGCTGGCCAAGAGCGGCGTCGCGGCGCTGCGCCTGCTGCTCCAGCACGGGGCGAAGGTGACGGCGCTGGACGCGCGCTCCGAGGACGCGCTCGGCGACGTGGCGAAGGAGCTGCACGCGAACGGGGTGACGCTCGTCACCGGCGCCACGCCCGCGGGGCTGCTCACCCGCCAGGACCTGGTGGTGGTGAGCCCGGGCGTGCCGCTGTCGCTGCCGGAGCTGGAGGTCGCGCGCACGTCGGGCGTCCCCGTGTGGGGGGAGGTCGAGCTCGCGTGGCGGGTGATGGAGCTGGCGCCGGGAGGGGCCCCGCGGTTTTTGGGCATCACCGGCACCAACGGCAAGAGCACCACCACGGCGCTCACCGGGGAGCTGTACGCCCGGGGCGGCCAGCGCACCTTCGTGGGCGGCAACCTGGGCCGTCCGCTGGCGGAAGCCGCCATGGCGCCCGGGGACTGGGACGCGCTGGTGGTGGAGCTGTCCAGCTTCCAGTTGGAGGGCATCCACGAGCTGCGCCCGTACGGCGCGGCCCTCCTCAACCTCACGCCGGACCACCTGGACCGCTACGCGAACCAGGGGGAGTACGGGTCGGCGAAGGCGCGCATCTTCATGAACCAGCACGCCGGCGGCGACTTCGCCGTGGTGAACGCGGACGACGCGGCGGTGATGACGCTGGCCGCCTCCGCGCGCGTGCCGGTGTACGGCTTCAGCGTCACGGGCCGCCCGGTGGTGGACGCGCCCGCGCTCGCGGGGCTCGCGGTGATGCAGGATGGCGGCTTCCGGCTGGACTTCTCCGGCGAGGACTTCACGCTCCAGAACCGCGCGCTCCGGGGCGCGCACAACGTCCAGAACGCCATGGCGGCCACGCTGCTGGCGCGGCTGGGCGGCGTGTCCCGGGACGCGGTGCAGGCGGGGCTGGACGGCTACCCGGGCCTGCCGCACCGGCTGGAGAGCGTGCGCGTGCTGGACGGCGTGGAGTGGGTGAACGACTCCAAGGCCACCAACGTGGACTCCGTGCTGGTGGCGCTCAAGGCGTTCACGGGCGACGTGTGGCTCATCGCGGGCGGCAAGGGCAAGGGCGCGCCGTACGCGCCCATGGTGGAGGCGGGGCACGGGAAGGTGAAGGGCGTGCTCACCCTGGGCCAGGACGCGGATGCGCTGGCGCGGGCGTACGCCAACGAGGCCCCGGTGCACGCCTGCGGCACGCTGGACGCGGCGGTGGCGAAGGCGCGCGCGCTCGCGGCGGCGGGGGACACGGTGCTCTTGTCCCCGGCGTGCGCGTCGTATGACCAGTTCAAGAACTTCGAGGACCGGGGCGACACGTTCAAGCGCCTCGTCGGGGCGCTCTGA
- a CDS encoding D-alanine--D-alanine ligase, with protein sequence MTLGSRGFTPEELKAKRVGVLYGGLSSEREVSLRTGAAVAGALRGLGYDVVDIDVGKDLPARLIAEKVDVAWLALHGRFGEDGCIQGLLESMFIPYTGSGVMASAVGMDKVYAKEIFISRGIPTPPYRAFASAQAALAEADRLPFPFPVVVKPSREGSSVGVHICKTREDYAAAVEDAAKHAGTLMVEQFIKGREVQGGVLDNEALGVIEVKAAREFYDYEAKYKAGSGTQYLFPAPLPPDLYARVNEVSLAAHVALGCAGGSRSDVIVTEAGDVFLLEINTLPGMTASSLLPKIAAGRGIDFPALCERLLLGASLKA encoded by the coding sequence ATGACCCTCGGTTCCCGTGGCTTCACCCCGGAAGAGTTGAAGGCCAAGCGCGTGGGCGTGCTGTACGGCGGCCTCTCCTCCGAGCGCGAGGTGTCCCTGCGCACCGGCGCCGCCGTGGCCGGCGCCCTCCGGGGCCTGGGCTACGACGTCGTGGACATCGACGTAGGCAAGGACCTGCCCGCGCGCCTCATCGCGGAGAAGGTGGACGTGGCGTGGCTCGCGCTGCACGGCCGCTTCGGCGAGGACGGCTGCATCCAGGGCCTGCTGGAGTCCATGTTCATCCCCTACACCGGCAGCGGCGTGATGGCCTCCGCGGTGGGCATGGACAAGGTGTACGCCAAGGAGATCTTCATCTCGCGCGGCATCCCCACGCCGCCCTACCGCGCCTTCGCTTCTGCGCAGGCCGCGCTGGCGGAGGCGGACCGGCTGCCGTTCCCCTTCCCGGTGGTGGTGAAGCCCAGCCGCGAGGGCAGCAGCGTGGGCGTGCACATCTGCAAGACGCGTGAGGACTACGCGGCCGCCGTCGAGGACGCCGCGAAGCACGCCGGCACCCTGATGGTGGAGCAGTTCATCAAGGGCCGCGAGGTGCAGGGCGGGGTGCTGGACAACGAGGCCCTGGGCGTCATCGAAGTGAAGGCCGCCCGCGAGTTCTACGACTACGAGGCCAAGTACAAGGCCGGCAGCGGCACCCAGTACCTGTTCCCCGCGCCCCTGCCGCCGGACCTCTACGCGCGCGTCAACGAAGTCTCCCTCGCCGCGCACGTGGCGCTGGGGTGCGCGGGCGGCTCCCGCTCGGACGTCATCGTCACGGAAGCCGGCGACGTGTTCCTGCTGGAAATCAACACGCTGCCCGGAATGACGGCCTCCAGCCTGCTGCCGAAGATCGCGGCGGGGCGGGGCATCGACTTCCCGGCGCTGTGTGAGCGGCTGCTCCTGGGCGCTTCGCTCAAGGCCTGA
- the ftsW gene encoding putative lipid II flippase FtsW, producing the protein MKTSAPSVPVRFDPILLCAVLALVSLGLVMTYSASAVLAQDKLGDSLYFLKRQLAAAGLGIVAMAVMMKLGWRRLARLAYPLLLAAIVLMVLVAIPGIGTTAGGARRWIRLPGFSLQPAEVAKFAWLVYLSYSLAKKREKVATFSIGFLPHLALCGILVFLCMLQPDFGSSVLLVFMLFVLLFAAGTKLSYLVGSLLLALPLAFVAIATSPYRMKRILAFLDPWAHRHDVGYQVAESLMSIGSGGITGLGLGDGRQKLFFLPEAHTDFIFSILGEELGLIGVGLLVSLYAIVLWRGIRASLAAGETFGTYLGLGISSIIAFQATVNMCVAMGLLPTKGLTLPFVSYGGSSLVVLMGAAGVLLSLSANTQGASRPVRAGTTDLREVTA; encoded by the coding sequence ATGAAGACCTCTGCTCCGTCCGTTCCCGTGCGGTTCGACCCCATCCTGCTGTGCGCCGTGCTGGCGCTCGTCTCGCTGGGGCTCGTGATGACGTACTCGGCCAGCGCGGTGCTCGCCCAGGACAAGCTGGGCGACAGCCTGTACTTCCTCAAGCGCCAGCTGGCGGCCGCGGGCCTGGGCATCGTGGCCATGGCGGTGATGATGAAGCTGGGCTGGCGGCGGCTGGCGCGGCTGGCGTACCCGCTGCTGCTGGCGGCCATCGTGCTGATGGTGCTGGTGGCAATCCCGGGCATCGGCACCACGGCGGGCGGCGCGCGCCGGTGGATCCGCCTGCCGGGCTTCAGCCTCCAGCCCGCGGAGGTCGCCAAGTTCGCGTGGCTCGTCTACCTGTCCTATTCGCTCGCGAAGAAGCGGGAGAAGGTGGCCACGTTCTCCATTGGCTTCCTGCCGCACCTGGCGCTGTGCGGCATCCTGGTGTTCCTGTGCATGCTCCAGCCGGACTTCGGCAGCAGCGTGCTGCTGGTGTTCATGCTCTTCGTGCTGCTGTTCGCGGCGGGCACCAAGCTCAGCTACCTGGTGGGGTCGCTGCTGCTCGCGCTGCCGCTGGCCTTCGTGGCCATCGCGACGAGCCCCTACCGCATGAAGCGCATCCTCGCGTTCCTGGACCCGTGGGCGCACCGGCATGATGTGGGCTACCAGGTGGCGGAGTCGCTGATGTCCATCGGCTCCGGCGGCATCACCGGCCTGGGCCTGGGCGACGGGCGGCAGAAGCTGTTCTTCCTGCCGGAGGCGCACACGGACTTCATCTTCTCCATCCTGGGGGAGGAGCTGGGCCTCATCGGCGTGGGGCTGCTCGTGTCCCTGTACGCCATCGTGCTCTGGCGCGGCATCCGCGCGAGCCTGGCGGCGGGGGAGACCTTCGGCACCTACCTGGGCCTGGGCATCAGCTCCATCATCGCGTTCCAGGCCACGGTGAACATGTGCGTGGCCATGGGCCTGCTGCCCACGAAGGGGCTGACGCTGCCGTTCGTGTCCTACGGCGGCTCGTCGCTGGTGGTGCTGATGGGGGCGGCGGGCGTGCTCCTGTCGTTGAGCGCGAACACGCAAGGGGCTTCAAGGCCGGTGCGGGCTGGTACGACGGACCTGCGGGAGGTGACGGCGTGA
- a CDS encoding cell division protein FtsQ/DivIB: protein MAFGKNKKRRHLDTASRNTAVKGAVRSHGPRVAKALGLTVATAALVWGGIELRAWARVSPHFALESVTFTGLERASRPELLKLSGLAAGQNLWSLEPAALAKAMGQHPWVRTVEVTRRFPRGVSVEVLEHAPAALAVLGDLYVLDEEGEPFKRVTPGDGLDLPLVTGLERDAYVADADAVRARFREALDVTRAYARLLPGRSERLSEVRLENSGLALVTATGQEVRLGAGDTEVKLQRLARVRRELSTRGLAAAIIRLDNRARPGWVAVRLSSGSDSERSGGSTQ, encoded by the coding sequence ATGGCCTTCGGTAAGAACAAGAAACGCCGGCACCTGGACACCGCATCGCGCAACACCGCGGTGAAGGGCGCCGTGCGCTCGCATGGGCCCCGGGTGGCGAAGGCGCTGGGGCTGACGGTGGCGACGGCCGCGTTGGTGTGGGGTGGCATCGAGCTGCGCGCCTGGGCGCGGGTGTCTCCGCACTTCGCGCTGGAGTCCGTGACGTTCACCGGGCTGGAGCGGGCCTCGCGCCCGGAGCTCTTGAAGCTGTCGGGGCTGGCGGCGGGGCAGAACCTGTGGTCGCTGGAGCCGGCGGCGCTGGCGAAGGCCATGGGGCAGCACCCGTGGGTGCGCACGGTGGAGGTGACGCGGCGGTTTCCGCGCGGGGTGTCGGTGGAGGTGTTGGAGCACGCGCCCGCGGCGCTGGCGGTGCTGGGCGACCTGTACGTGCTGGACGAGGAGGGCGAGCCCTTCAAGCGCGTCACCCCGGGGGACGGGCTGGACCTGCCGCTCGTCACGGGGCTGGAGCGCGATGCCTACGTCGCGGACGCGGACGCGGTGCGTGCGCGCTTCCGGGAAGCTTTGGATGTAACCCGTGCTTATGCGCGGTTGTTGCCGGGGAGATCGGAGCGGTTGTCCGAGGTGCGCCTGGAGAACAGCGGGCTTGCGCTGGTGACGGCGACGGGGCAGGAGGTGCGCCTCGGCGCGGGCGATACGGAAGTCAAGCTCCAGCGGCTGGCGCGCGTTCGTCGCGAGCTCAGCACAAGGGGGCTTGCAGCCGCGATCATTCGCCTGGATAACCGTGCCCGACCGGGTTGGGTGGCGGTGAGGCTTTCGAGCGGGTCCGACTCCGAGAGGAGCGGGGGCTCGACGCAGTGA